One window from the genome of Cryptomeria japonica chromosome 6, Sugi_1.0, whole genome shotgun sequence encodes:
- the LOC131855993 gene encoding uncharacterized protein LOC131855993: protein MTSTSTVLASIGTVPVGTCTFPRKTSMTAAKTGTVSAETGTMATKTSTTVAKTGTTVTETSTVSTETGTGTTAAETSTMAIEIGTTAVETGMVSAETGTAATKTSTATTRTGTTATKTGTVLAKTGTGTATIETGTTAVETGMTATETGMVSAETKTGTATTETGTMATKTCKVSTETGTMSTETSTMPTRTGTVPTCTSTTGIGMVPTRTSTVPAGTGTVPTRTGTVPTEIGTVPTKTGMGDLEAETGTVPAKTGMGDLEALATQVATLTSQLEQKDKKLLEAAHMVKKTREWQLMAKKNLKLQAGQQPPTMTTIGTPPPSSRS, encoded by the coding sequence ATGACCAGCACTAGTACAGTACTAGCAAGTATTGGTACGGTTCCAGTAGGAACTTGTACGTTTCCAAGAAAAACTAGTATGACAGCAGCAAAAACTGGCACGGTGTCGGCAGAAACTGGTACGATGGCAACAAAAACTAGTACGACGGTAGCAAAAACTGGTACAACGGTAACAGAAACTAGTACGGTGTCGACAGAAACTGGAACTGGTACAACGGCAGCAGAAACTAGTACAATGGCAATAGAAATTGGTACAACAGCAGTAGAAACTGGTATGGTGTCGGCAGAAACTGGTACGGCGGCAACAAAAACTAGTACGGCAACAACAAGAACTGGTACAACGGCAACAAAAACTGGTACGGTGTTGGCAAAAACTGGAACTGGTACGGCGACAATAGAAACTGGTACAACGGCAGTAGAAACTGGTATGACGGCAACAGAAACTGGTATGGTGTCGGCAGAAACTAAAACTGGTACGGCGACAACAGAAACTGGTACAATGGCAACAAAAACTTGTAAGGTGTCGACAGAAACTGGTACGATGTCGACAGAAACTAGTACGATGCCAACAAGAACTGGTACAGTGCCAACATGTACGAGTACGACAGGAATTGGTATGGTGCCAACAAGAACTAGTACGGTGCCAGCAGGAACTGGTACTGTGCCAACAAGAACTGGTACGGTACCAACAGAAATCGGTACAGTACCAACAAAAACTGGTATGGGTGACTTGGAGGCAGAAACCGGTACGGTACCAGCAAAAACTGGTATGGGTGACTTGGAAGCATTAGCAACCCAGGTGGCGACGCTCACTTCACAGCTGGAACAAAAAGATAAAAAGCTACTAGAAGCTGCTCACATGGTAAAGAAAACTCGAGAATGGCAGTTAATGGCAAAAAAGAACCTGAAACTCCAGGCCGGACAACAGCCTCCTACCATGACCACTATagggacgcctcctccctcttctcggtcTTAG